A region of Desulfolithobacter dissulfuricans DNA encodes the following proteins:
- a CDS encoding DUF5395 family protein, translated as MFTRWKAKIKRTEKNRKTIELILGHDGRNWTLSGDQLASLSAPTLDELDRKLESALEHAWKQEPLEVFMTSDNEMIPGWMRPFMNHYFNRILELPLRYS; from the coding sequence ATGTTCACCCGATGGAAAGCAAAGATAAAGAGAACCGAAAAGAACCGAAAAACCATTGAACTGATCCTTGGTCACGATGGCCGCAACTGGACCCTGTCCGGTGACCAGCTGGCCTCACTGTCCGCCCCCACACTCGACGAGCTGGACCGCAAGCTGGAATCAGCCCTGGAACACGCGTGGAAACAGGAACCGCTCGAGGTCTTCATGACCAGTGACAACGAGATGATTCCCGGCTGGATGCGGCCATTCATGAATCATTACTTCAACCGGATTCTTGAACTGCCGCTCAGGTACAGCTGA